One genomic window of Streptomyces sp. NBC_01498 includes the following:
- a CDS encoding ABC transporter substrate-binding protein, with the protein MTTKARFLLPAAVLLLVGACGGGTSDDTADGGAAPGADGPKVTAGCPDPNGTLAKAAAKEGEVVMTGTPDGSVRTDVPREFRKTYGVKVNYVGGRNSDIAAKLQAERKAGVYTHDVFGGGGNTMSATYYGEGWIGSLKEALDPALLTAGNWRDGAPKWVDPEQDKILQLSTYVDSGVVVNTDLVKDGDLTSFEDMLDPKWKGKIVVDDPRSNGGAIYDVGSFDKAYGDDFVKSLYVDQKPTLLTDQRQELDDIARGKYAFGLSLQTAETAEALGEGLPLKQIKLTGAPAVSTGGSSLLAIDNKAPHPNAAKLLVNWLVCKDGNSVWTNALQVPSNRADVPVPADLDATVPEKGTEYYDSYGWDVLTKDVKRLQTMLVDLLGPQ; encoded by the coding sequence ATGACGACAAAAGCCAGATTCCTCCTCCCCGCCGCCGTACTGCTGCTCGTCGGAGCCTGCGGGGGAGGCACGTCCGACGACACGGCGGACGGCGGCGCCGCGCCGGGAGCCGACGGCCCGAAGGTCACGGCGGGCTGCCCCGACCCGAACGGCACACTCGCGAAAGCCGCCGCGAAGGAGGGCGAGGTGGTCATGACCGGCACACCGGACGGCAGCGTACGGACCGACGTCCCGCGCGAGTTCCGGAAGACGTACGGCGTCAAGGTCAACTACGTCGGCGGACGCAACAGCGACATCGCCGCCAAGCTCCAGGCCGAACGCAAGGCCGGCGTCTACACCCACGACGTCTTCGGCGGCGGCGGCAACACGATGTCCGCCACCTACTACGGCGAGGGCTGGATCGGCTCCCTCAAGGAGGCGCTCGACCCCGCGCTGCTGACCGCCGGGAACTGGCGCGACGGCGCGCCCAAGTGGGTCGACCCCGAGCAGGACAAGATCCTCCAGCTCTCCACGTACGTCGACTCCGGCGTCGTCGTCAACACCGATCTGGTGAAGGACGGCGATCTGACCTCGTTCGAGGACATGCTCGACCCGAAGTGGAAGGGCAAGATCGTCGTGGACGACCCGCGCTCCAACGGCGGCGCCATCTACGACGTGGGCTCCTTCGACAAGGCGTACGGCGACGACTTCGTCAAGTCCCTCTACGTCGACCAGAAGCCGACCCTGCTGACCGACCAGCGCCAGGAACTGGACGACATCGCCCGGGGCAAGTACGCCTTCGGCCTGTCCCTCCAGACCGCGGAGACCGCCGAGGCCCTCGGCGAGGGACTGCCGCTGAAGCAGATCAAGCTGACCGGCGCCCCGGCCGTCTCCACCGGCGGATCGAGCCTGCTGGCGATCGACAACAAGGCCCCGCACCCGAACGCGGCCAAGCTGCTCGTCAACTGGCTGGTCTGCAAGGACGGGAACTCCGTGTGGACCAACGCCCTCCAGGTGCCCAGCAACCGCGCGGACGTGCCCGTCCCGGCCGATCTGGACGCCACCGTCCCCGAGAAGGGCACCGAGTACTACGACAGTTACGGCTGGGACGTCCTGACCAAGGACGTCAAGCGCCTCCAGACGATGCTCGTAGACCTGCTCGGCCCCCAGTGA
- a CDS encoding ethanolamine ammonia lyase-activating protein: MRSPKRPTAYARWSRGQGIDVVPGFHIPDLRALPLKPWARVGGEGVFINHDDSDRSNDCYVSRIPAGGSLHPVRHLHEVMIHVLSGRGSTTVWGPGGEPRSFEWGTGSLFAIPLNLRYQHFNGSGEQPATLLAVTNAPVVINLFDEAEFVFDCPYDFTARYSGAAGYFGGEGTLTGRLWESNFVPDVREFGLVDYRERGAGGTNVQFRLARNTMMAHVSQFPVGTYKKAHRHAPGAHVVILGGTGYSLMWKEGEPVERFDWSAGSLVVPPGDTFHQHFNTGPAPARYLALRHLNARRDPATGLPMSSVSTRLGGDQIDYADESPAVREMYREACADNGVEPRMAEFHGTARNTVRNRA, translated from the coding sequence GTGCGGTCCCCGAAACGGCCCACCGCCTACGCCCGGTGGTCACGCGGCCAGGGAATCGACGTCGTCCCCGGCTTCCACATCCCCGACCTGCGGGCACTGCCGCTCAAACCCTGGGCACGCGTGGGCGGGGAGGGCGTCTTCATCAACCACGACGACAGCGACCGCAGCAACGACTGCTACGTGAGCCGGATTCCGGCGGGCGGGTCCCTGCACCCCGTACGGCACCTCCACGAGGTGATGATCCATGTGCTCTCCGGCCGGGGGAGCACCACGGTCTGGGGACCCGGCGGGGAACCGCGCAGCTTCGAGTGGGGGACCGGCTCGCTCTTCGCGATCCCGCTGAACCTCCGTTACCAGCACTTCAACGGCAGCGGGGAACAGCCCGCCACCCTCCTCGCCGTCACCAACGCCCCCGTCGTCATCAACCTGTTCGACGAGGCGGAGTTCGTCTTCGACTGCCCGTACGACTTCACCGCCCGCTACTCCGGGGCCGCCGGCTACTTCGGCGGCGAGGGCACACTCACCGGCCGGCTCTGGGAGAGCAACTTCGTCCCCGACGTGCGGGAGTTCGGACTCGTGGACTACCGCGAACGCGGCGCGGGCGGCACCAACGTCCAGTTCCGGCTCGCCCGCAACACGATGATGGCGCACGTGTCCCAATTCCCCGTCGGCACCTACAAGAAGGCACACCGTCACGCGCCCGGCGCCCATGTGGTCATCCTCGGCGGCACCGGATACAGCCTGATGTGGAAGGAGGGGGAGCCCGTCGAACGCTTCGACTGGTCCGCCGGCTCCCTGGTGGTCCCACCGGGCGACACGTTCCACCAGCACTTCAACACCGGCCCCGCACCGGCCCGTTATCTCGCGCTGCGCCATCTGAACGCGCGCCGGGACCCCGCCACCGGACTGCCCATGTCCTCCGTCAGCACCCGGCTCGGCGGCGACCAGATCGACTACGCGGACGAGAGCCCGGCCGTCCGCGAGATGTACCGCGAGGCGTGCGCCGACAACGGCGTCGAGCCGCGCATGGCGGAGTTCCACGGCACAGCGAGGAACACAGTGAGGAATCGGGCATGA
- a CDS encoding substrate-binding domain-containing protein → MAVVGVAAVGALLLASCGQSGSDGTDDASGSGSSAVGNAKKNPIVALLLPENATARYEARDKPTFEKELAKSCPTCQLRYYNAAGDAGKQLSQAESALTEGASVLVIDPVDSNAAGAAVASARRQGAKVMSYDRVIYNAGVDYAVKFDNVQQGAVGMQSLLDKLKKDGKTSGNVVMMNGDPVDSGAKPEKEGAHGAIDSSGFTVAAEYDTKGWSAANAQNQMQQAITKLGASDIDGVYAGNDGMATGVIAALKSAGVKPMPPVTGLDTQLDAIQNMVAGDLYESTYLPVETEAQIGARAAAALATGKKPSGDLLNGTVDDGAQKVPAYLLESIAVTMENMKEILIDSGYLTVDQICTADYKKACVKAGLS, encoded by the coding sequence ATGGCCGTCGTAGGGGTGGCCGCGGTGGGAGCCCTCCTGCTGGCCTCGTGCGGACAGAGCGGCTCCGACGGAACGGACGACGCGTCCGGCTCCGGCAGCTCCGCCGTCGGCAACGCCAAGAAGAACCCGATCGTCGCCCTCCTGCTCCCGGAGAACGCCACCGCGCGGTACGAGGCGCGGGACAAGCCGACCTTCGAGAAGGAGCTCGCCAAGAGCTGCCCCACCTGTCAGCTCCGCTACTACAACGCCGCCGGCGACGCCGGCAAGCAGCTCAGCCAGGCCGAGTCGGCGCTGACCGAGGGGGCGAGCGTGCTGGTGATCGACCCCGTCGACTCCAACGCCGCCGGAGCCGCGGTCGCCAGCGCCCGCCGCCAGGGCGCGAAGGTCATGAGCTACGACCGCGTCATCTACAACGCGGGCGTCGACTACGCGGTGAAGTTCGACAACGTCCAGCAGGGCGCCGTCGGCATGCAGTCACTGCTCGACAAGCTGAAGAAGGACGGCAAGACCTCCGGCAACGTCGTCATGATGAACGGCGACCCCGTCGACTCCGGCGCCAAGCCCGAGAAGGAGGGCGCCCACGGGGCCATCGACTCGTCCGGCTTCACCGTCGCCGCCGAGTACGACACCAAGGGCTGGTCGGCCGCCAACGCGCAGAACCAGATGCAGCAGGCCATCACCAAGCTCGGCGCGTCCGACATCGACGGCGTCTACGCGGGCAACGACGGCATGGCCACCGGTGTCATCGCCGCGCTCAAGAGCGCGGGCGTCAAGCCCATGCCGCCCGTCACGGGCCTGGACACCCAGCTCGACGCCATCCAGAACATGGTGGCCGGCGACCTCTACGAGAGCACGTACCTGCCCGTCGAGACCGAGGCGCAGATCGGCGCCAGGGCCGCCGCCGCGCTCGCCACCGGCAAGAAGCCCTCCGGCGACCTGCTCAACGGCACCGTGGACGACGGCGCCCAGAAAGTGCCCGCCTACCTGCTCGAATCCATCGCCGTGACGATGGAGAACATGAAGGAGATCCTGATCGACAGCGGCTATCTGACCGTCGACCAGATCTGCACGGCCGACTACAAGAAGGCGTGCGTCAAGGCGGGACTCAGCTGA